The following proteins are encoded in a genomic region of Colius striatus isolate bColStr4 unplaced genomic scaffold, bColStr4.1.hap1 scaffold_44, whole genome shotgun sequence:
- the LOC133629427 gene encoding DNA-(apurinic or apyrimidinic site) endonuclease-like translates to MGWDTATNRSLVGDPELDAKGRVLTAEFPALRVVCIYVPNSRRGLGRLSFQQAWDERFRSFVSQLDRSKPRPSVPLKPVFIPPCVPPAGDPELDVEGRVLMAEFPALRVVCVYVPNSGRGPGRLSFWQAWDERFRSFVSQLDRSKPVAICGDLNVAHQPLDLMNSSGNKRSPGFTREEREAFGELLGAGFLDSFWVFNPSLPNAFTFWTYLSGARARNVGWRLDYCLWSQRGRKDLCDSRIEQRAQGSDHCPMGIYLALEGAG, encoded by the exons atgggctgggacactgcGACGAATCGGTCTCTGGTTG GTGACCCCGAGCTGGACGCCAAGGGCCGCGTGCTGACGGCCGAGTTCCCTGCCCTGCGCGTTGTCTGCATCTACGTGCCCAATTCCAGGCGAGGCCTGGGCCGCCTGAGCTTCCAGCAGGCCTGGGACGAGCGCTTCCGCTCCTTCGTGTCCCAGCTGGACCGGTCCAAACCG cgACCTTCTGTGCCACTCAAGCCCGTTTTTATCCCCCcgtgtgtccccccagcaggtGACCCCGAGCTGGACGTCGAGGGCCGCGTGCTGATGGCCGAGTTCCCTGCCCTGCGCGTCGTCTGCGTCTACGTGCCCAACTCTGGGCGAGGCCCGGGCCGCCTCAGCTTCTGGCAGGCCTGGGACGAGCGCTTCCGCTcctttgtgtcccagctggacCGGTCCAAACCGGTCGCCATCTGCGGCGACCTCAACGTCGCCCACCAGCCCTTGGACCTGATGAACTCGTCGGGGAACAAGAGGAGCCCCGGGTTCACgcgggaggagagggaggcgtttggggagctgctgggggcggGCTTCCTCGACAGCTTCTGGGTGTTTAACCCCTCGCTGCCCAACGCCTTCACCTTCTGGACCTACCTGAGTGGGGCCAGGGCCAGGaacgtgggctggaggctggattactgcctgtggtcccagaggggcaggaaggatctGTGCGACAGCAGGATCGAGCAGCGGGCCCAGGGCAGCGACCACTGTCCCATGGGGATCTACCTGGCGCTGGagggggcaggctga